TCAACTGTAACCCCTGACAAAATTCTGGCACTGGTAAAACAGACTCAATTTCCTCAAAAGGTAAAGGTTGTTGTCCCGCAGGATAAGCAGCAATGAATCGCTCATCAGGATCAATTAACCAACCCATTTGAGTTCCATGATTGAGAGCGTGTAAGATTTTTTTTGTAACTTTTGTATGGCTTTGTTCGGGTGAGAGAATTTCGATTATCCAGTCGGGTGCTACAGTAAATGTATTGGCAATATCACCATTTTCATCTACGGGAAGCCTTGCCCAAGAAAATACAGCGACATCGGGAACTATAGAACGTCCTGCAAAAGTGCAACGCAATTCTGGAAAAGCCCAACCCATTTTTTGGATTTTGATAACAGAATTGATTGCGGGACAGAGTTCTCCTTGAATAGTACTATGTTTTCTTTGAGGCATAGGTTTTGGAACAATTTGACCGTCAATGTATTCACAGTACGGTTTAGTTTCTGGTAGTGCGAGAAACTCTTCTAGAGTCAATCTTTTATTTGATATTTGTACCATGATTATCCTAGCTTCAACTTATGAGGAGTTTTTGATATAGTTAATATTTACCTTATTATAAAATTTTTTCAATCTCCCAATCAGCCAACATCTAAATTATTTTATGTTTGCTTGCGGCTACAATACATTACCAAAAGTATAAACAACCCCATTCCTGCTAAATATTTAATTGCATCAGGTATGCTCGGATTAGGTGAAAAAAAGCCTTCGATCGTACCAGCAATTATCAACATTGGTACAATGCCAAATACTAGCTGCACCGCCTGAGAACCATAAAATTTCAGTGCATCTCCACGGCGATATTTACCAGGAAATAAAATTGCTCTTGCTAATAAAAATCCTGAACCCCCAGCAAAAAAGATTGCGGGTAATTCCAAGGAACCATGTGGAAATACAAAAGCCCAAAAAGGATAAGCCAGATTATTTTGACCAACCAAAGTGCCAACAGCACCAATTAATAAGCCATTAAAAATCATCAAATAGGCTGTATATAGCCCGACGGTGATACCACCAGCAACAGCACCAAAAGAAACGGACAAATTGTTGATCGTGATACTGCTGGATGCCAGAGGTTCAACACCGACAATTGACCCCATCCATAATTTATGATCGTCTCGCACCTTGGTAATCAAACTTTCAGGTACGATCAAAGCCATAAAGCTGGGGTTTTGCCAAGAATACCACCAAGCCACTAGTGCCCCTATTAGGAATAGTGCCGTGGCTACAGCAATATATGCAAATGTTTTCTGGACTACATCTGGTAATCCCCATTTGTAAAATTCTAGGATTGCTTGCCATTCCTGTCGCCGCGAACCTTGGTAAATCTGCGTATAGGCACGAGTTGTTAAAGATTGTAAACTTTGTATCAAAGTATTGCCGATTTGCTGGGTACGGGCACGAGCCAAATCTGCCGCTACTGAACGATATAAACTCGCTAATTCTCTAATTTCTGCTGCCCGTAGAGACTTTAGCCCTCTTTTTTCTATCTGCTTTAATAAGGCATCCAGACGTTGCCAATTTGGTTCTCGTCGCGCAATCCAACGTTGAATATTCATGAATTTTGGGAACACTGAGTTTAACTTAGCTTAAGATAGCCTCAAATTCATCTCCGTAGTTTCAAGGGAAATTTGCCATTATGTCTGAAAATTTTGGATCTTCCGGCCAGATACAACCACTGAGTGTAGGAAATGTTGTCAGTGCTGCGGTGCGATTGTATCGTTCTCATCTTAAGACTTATCTGAAACTGGCTGCGATCGCTCACTTGTGGGTTATCGTTCCGATTTATGGCTGGGCAAAATATGCAGCCATCTCTGGACTAATTTCACGCTTGGCTTTTAGAGAATTGATTTACCAACCTGAAAGTGTCCAAGCCGCCAGCAGCCATGTTAATCCGCGTCTGTGGTCATTTTTAAGAGTTGGTTTTCAGGTAGGAGTATCTTTGCTGCTAGTTTATTTAGGATTGGCGATCGCAGGTGGTATTCTGTCTGCTTTGCTGGTAGCGTTATTGGGAGGGATATTAGGTACTGCGGGTGTTATAGTCACAACCACATTGACAATAATTTTAATGGTAATTATTTTACTGTTGGGACTAACCTGGTTCTACTCTCGTTGGATAGTAGCTGAGGTACCGCTAGCAGTTGAAGAAAATATTAATGGTGGCGAAAGTGTTGCTAGAAGTTGGGAATTAACTAAAGCCTCAGTACTTCGCATTCAGGGCGTTGTTTTAGTTGCTTTTTTCGTTACACTGCCATTAGTGTTTGTATTAAACTATATACCTAGCTTATTCCTCATCAAGCTTGAGCCAGGTACTGTCATCTACGGAATTGTGTATTTTATTTCTGTGATTGGCAGCTTAGTAGGTGGAGTTTTGATAATGCCATTCTGGCAAGCACTAAAAGCTGTTTTATACTTGGATTTGCGGACTCGGCGTGAGGGTCTAGGTTTGCAGTTACGGCAACCTCCTACACAAGATTTTCGTTAACCAAGGTCTTAATTCAACTCTATTAATTTTCAATTGGTTAAAATATGCGCTTTTTTAATCGCATCACATTCCAGACTCCAGAAAGTGTAGAGTTGGAATTTACTTTAGCGGGAATTGGTAATCGAGCTTTAGCGCTGCTGATTGACTATGCAGTGTTGGGTATAACTTTGCTTCTGTTTGTCTTTACCTGGACTGTCTTTTCAACGCAGCTGGTAAATTTTCTTGAAGACTTTTTTACGAGTTTACCAAATTTAGACATTTGGTTGTTAGCAATTTTCTTCATTATTACCTTTGTAATTTACATCAGCTATTTTGTATTTTTTGAAACCTTATGGTTTGGGCAAACCCCTGGTAAACGGGTTGCTAAAATTCGCGTAGTTCGAGATGATGGCAGGCTCATTGGGTTACAACAAGCAACTCTCCGTGCCCTATTGCGACCCTTTGATGAGATTTTATTTATTGGCGCTTTTTTAATTATGTTGGGTAGTCGTGAAAAGCGTTTAGGTGATTTGGCTGCCGGTACAATTGTAATTCAAGCTGAAATACCCATCGCATCGGCGACATTGACAATTTCAGAACAGGCAAAGGAACTTCATGAACAGTTAATCCAAATCGCCGATTTATCGAAATTATTGCCCGATGATTTTGCAGTTATTCGTGAATATTTGCAGCGACGGGCTGCAATGTCATTAAAGGCAAGAGCCTCACTATCTCTAAAGTTAGCCGAGCAAGTAGTAGCTATTATTAATTTAGAAAACTTGCCAGAAGCTGTTACACCTGATGTATTTTTAGAAGCTGTTTATCTCGTATATCAAGAACCTAAATTTTAGGCGAGAGATTTTATTTACAGCATTGACAAAAAGTTAAGTTTATCTAAAAGACAAAATCATAATCAGTAGTTAGTTGCCAGTAAGTGGAAACTACTGGCTACTAACTACTGATTAATGACTTAAAAATCTAAAATCGGCCAATCTGGTTCACGATAATAGTGTGTCATGTTGTCAAATTTTCGCAATTCGACACGATTGATCGAAAATTCTGGCAAATTAAACAGCCATTTTTCATTCAATTCCGAAAGCTTTGTGCTGAAACTTGTGCGATCTAAGTCAGATGAAACCTCCCCAAAATAGGCTAATGTAACATGGGCAGTGAAATGATAATGCTGCTCAATACCCAAGGCAATCAACTTGGGATTTTGATAAATTGTTCGGCGGAACTTAATAATTTCCTCATAGCAGCTTTCATCTTGAGGTACTAAACAAACAGCTATAGCTCTTGGCATCAGTATCAGTCCCAGCATTTGCCATTTAATCGGATGACTCCTATTTGTCATCAATTGTTGATATTGCTGAAACATTTCGGCTAAACAAGAGGGTAACTCCTCGTCAAATTTAGGATTCTTTTCGCGGGCATCAAGGTAAGCATGATCCCAAATTAAATCCGCTAAAGTTACATGGAAGCTAGCAGGAGGTACAGGTATAATCAAATTACGGTTTACAGGCAACTGCAAAAGTTCCTGTTGGTAAGTCTGTAATTTGGCATAGAAAGCAGAATTTTCTGATTCTTCTTCTGCCGCAGGCGGTGTAATTAGCGTATACCCAGGAAAAGACGCTGCTTCTCTCAAGCCAGAATTTGGCTGAAATTTAGAAGATTCCTGAATATGCTGGGCTTGGGATCTGTAGGCTTCTGGCAGCGTCAGTCGTGCTAACCGATTTAAGTAAGTTTGATAGTTGTCGTCCAATCTTCATAGCCTCACGCTCTCACTTGATAGATTTTAGGGAAAATTACCCCGAATAAGAGAATGATTTTAAAAGTATTTAGTTTTTGGGGCTGAGGGAGTTAGCAGTTAGGAGTTTTAAGCATTCTTCCCCAATGAGCCATTCCCCATGCCCAATGAGGTTTATCTATGCCAATCTATGTTTACTGGGGTGAAGATGATTTTGCGATGGAAAAGGCGATCGCTGTTTTGCGCGATCACGTTCTCGATCCCAATTGGATAAGTTTTAATTACACTGCATTCACCCCGGATCAAGCTGATGCTGCTATCCAGGCGTTAAATCAGGTGATGACACCTACTTTTGGCGCGGGTGGACGCTTGGTATGGCTGATAAATACAACCCTGTATCAGCACTGTCCAGAGAATGTCTTAGCGGAACTAGTGCGATCGCTATCTGTCATTCCCGAAAACTCATTTTTATTACTCAGCAGCCGCAACAAGCCAGATGAACGCCTCAAATCCACGAAATTGTTAAAACAATTTGCTACCGAATTCCGAGAATTTCCCCTCATCCCTCCTTGGAAAACCGAATTACTAGTGCAATCTGTTAATCAAGTAGCCCAGACTGTGGGCGTAAAACTCACTGCCAATACTGCCCAACTGTTGGCAGAATCCGTCGGAAATGATACGCGATTGCTCTACAATGAAATAGAGAAATTACGGTTATATGCCTACGGTAGCAATAAGCCTTTAGACGTAGATACCGTTACAAAGCTAGTAAGAAATACTACTCAAAATAGTTTACAATTAGCAGCAGCAATCAGAATAGGAGATACAGCGAAAGCTTTGACAACCTTGGCAGATATGATCAATGCTTCCGAACCGGGATTACGGATAGTGGCCACACTGATTGGACAATTTCGCACCTGGCTATGGGTCAAGATTATGATAGAAAGTGGTGAGCGCAACCAACAAGCGATAGCTATTGCTGCTGATATCGGTAATCCCAAGCGGATCTACTTCTTACAGCAAGAAATCAAACTGCTTTCTGTGCAACAGTTAATCTCATGCTTACCTCTACTATTGGAGTTAGAAGTGAGCCTTAAGCAAGGAGCATCAGAAATGTCAACCTTTCAGACTAAAGTCATCGAACTTTGTCAAGTATGCCAAGGAAGTTGACAATCAAATATAAAAACTTGATGTACTGAACAGTTGCTGGAACTTCCAACTCCGAAAATAATTCAAAGTCCTTATAATATCCCTGATGTAGTTTTGTGTCACACACTATATGAATAAAATTTCCAATTTTCTTTCCCGATCCAGCCGAAAGCGAATCCTTTGCCAATCATTCTTTTTCGGCGCGATCGCTACTACGAGTGTCATTTCTAACGCTTTTTCAGTTAATTCAAAAGCTTATGGTCAAACTCCATCACCAATAGCTAACAATACTCAAATTGACAGCTACGCTCAAGCAGTGCTAGCAATGGAACCAGCACGCCAAAAGGCTTTTGAAACCATTAAAAACCTTATTGGCAATGGAGAAGTTCCTAAAATTGTTTGTAACGATTCTAACAGCATAAATGGTCTTCCTAGAAAGGCTCAAGATATCGCAGTAAATTACTGTAATAACTCTCAAAAAATTGTCCAAGATAATGGTTTGAGCATCGATCAGTTTAACAAAATCACAATAGAACTACAAAATAACGATCTTTTAAAACAGCAGGTTTATAATACCTTACTGCGTCTGCAAAAAACTCCTGATTCTCCGTAGTTAAAATTTGCATCAACCTTAAAATAAGAGAGGATCGCGGTTAAAAAACTACCCTTGTTATGAAAGCGAGGGCTGGTATTTTTTATCTAAAAAACAATCAAAGATTGATTCATAAAATCCTTGTTTGTCGATAATAGGTTAATAAGTAATAATCTCTTGTATTTACGAATAAATTTTTATTACCATCCTATTATTCAATTATCAGAAAGGTTTGCTTGTCGTTTAGTGTGAATATTTTTCATGTGCTTCTTCACAGTGTTTATGGTGATGTAAAGCTTCATAGCAATTTCTTTGTAGCTGTAGTTGCTTCTATAGAGAAACCAAATTTCAGCTTCTCGTGGCGTGAGGTCAAATTTTTTAACTTCAGTGAGTGCTACATTTTTTACAGACTCATATTGATTTTCTATGGTAACTAATAAGCAAGGCACTTCAAACCCATCTAAATCTAGCAGTCTCACCCTAATCCGAAAAATATTTGACTTATCAAGTACAATTTCATCCGACAAAATCAGAAGTTTATCAGAAAACAAATACTGGCTACTGAGTAAAGATTCACAAAGATTCCAGATAGCTGGCGGTACAAAATTCGGGTTGAAATTATCTTGATTGAATTGGCAACAAAGGCGATTAGCAGACGCATTACTATGTACTACTTCACCCGTTGGGCTTAAAATTAATATACCGTCTTCTAAGCCCTCAATTACTTCTTGTAAAAAATTAGCTCGCTTCGAGTTAAGTAAATCAATATTCTCTAGCTGTTCTGGTTCTGCTACTGTTTTTACTAATGTCTTTGTTAGGGCAATCATAGGAGATAGATTAATGTATAAAATCGTGCTTGTTTGTTAGATTCGTGCAACTTAGAAGATGTAATAATCTATTTTTTGGATGATTATCTGAATAAATTGGCTGAATATTGCAGACTAATCATACCGATCAAAGTAAGTACAAGTGTTCTTTCTAAAACAAATTCCTGAGAATACTCAATCAACAATTCATCTATTTTGTTTGAATTAATTGAGGTTACACATTTTAAATACAACTCTGAAATAGCCTATTTCGGAAGACGCAAAATTTAATTCGGCTGGACTTAGCCTCGCTACGCTAAGGTGTCATTGCTAGATTAATTGTCTAAAATTAAACGTATTGTTTTGTTGAATATGAGCCACTTCTACAAAATAGCTATCACCCCAATAAATAAAAATTATTCAGATGTAAATAAAAATATACACATAAATATTTGTATGTGCGTGTATCCACCAACTATGCTAAATTGCAGACTAAATTTTACATTGATGAAAGCGGTTTTCATCTATTTGAACTAGATCTGTCCTAGGTGCAATTCATGAATTGCACCTAGCGCGTGGTATAATTACCTAAAAATGTCTGTAAGTAAGCGATCGCATCTTACAGTTAACCTCGCCAACTTGATAGGCTCAAAAGCTTCCATAATAAACGCCATACCAGACAGATGGAAGTACCTGAAAAATGTCATCATAGTTAAGGTAAAACATTCTGGAGATAAGACAACGGTTTACGCACGCCCTTTAGCACGGTTAATTGAGCAATTGCAACGCCTGCCGGGAGTTGGCCCTAAATCTGCCCAAAGACTGGCTTTGCATATTTTGAAGCGTCCAGAAGCAGAAGTAGAAGCTTTGGCACAAGCTTTAATTGAAGCCAAAAAACAGATAGGCTTGTGTTCTGTTTGCTTTCACTTATCTGCTGAACCTGTTTGTGAAATCTGTCGCAATGCCAACCGTGACAACAATACTATCTGTGTCGTAGCAGATCCCCGCGATGTAATTGCGCTGGAAAAAACCCGCGAATACAAAGGCAAATATCACGTTTTGGGTGGGGTGATTTCTCCAATTGATGGAATTGGGCCAGAACAGTTGAATATACTGGCTTTGCAGCGACGGGTGAATCAACAAAAGCCTCAAGAAGTGATTCTGGCAATTAGTCCCAGCGTAGAAGGGGAAACAACAACACTATATATAGGTCAGCTACTGAAACCATTTACCAAGGTGACGCGGATTGCCTTTGGTTTGCCTGTAGGTGGTGATTTGGAATACGCCGACGAAGTGACCCTGGCAAGGGCATTGGAAGGACGCAGGGAGTTAGATTAAGCTTAATTAAAAGGTTTATAAACATTTTGAGGTAGGGGTAATTCATGAATTGTCCCTACCCCAAAGTATTAATTAGGCTTACCCGTAATTGTAAATGCTGCCCAGTAGTAAGGATGATTATAAAGATTTTTATCTGATGCCATTTTACTATTTCTATATAGTTGCGTCGCTAAATAAGTTTGAATCCGTAATTCTTCAGGATGCAGATTATTCAAAATATCTTCATACCATTTTGTCAGTTCTCCAGCAGTTAGTTCTTTCAGCCACCGTGTTGCTTCCGCTAAGGCAGTAACTGCTGATTTATTAAGCTGTAATCTCCGATAAAATTCTATCATTACCAAGGCACTAGCTGAAGATTCTACACTCCAGAGAGTACTAACTATATGAGGCACACCCTGACTTACAAAACTACTGGCTAAACTCACATATTCACTGCTGATAGTGTGGTTGTTAATACTTAAATTTTCACACGCAGAGAGAGTAATCAGGTTGTAAGTTGATAGATTTTGTTGATAAATTTCATCTAGAGTCAGTTTTTCTTCACCTGCTAATGCTAATTCTGACTTTTTGGGTTCAGCTAAATTATTAGTGACATGACCTGTAAAATGAAAAATATTGTAATTATCAAACAAGGCATTTTCAACAATATTTTTTGTAGCTTCTGCTCCCTGAATTCGTTGGATATTATTGAACATCTGGCTCACAACTTCAGATTCGAGTTTGGCAAATTTTAGTGGAGGATAACCTGCACTTTCAGGATGTTCAACACTGAGCAATAACTGATTTTGCCATTGCCAAATATCTTCAGTTCTTATTGATAAACCTATTTGGGCACTAGGTAGATAGGTGACGGTGAAATTGGACTCCACATTCGGCAACTCTTCTTGGGATGGGGAAGAAAGATGAAAAAGCGTATGAATGGGCAATCTGTACAAGTCGCGGTGAGGAATTAAAACCAGTTGGGTGATGCCTTCGAGTTCCTGGGCAATTGTGGAAATATTCAAGATGCCATACAACTGCACTAGCTTCTGTTCCATATCCACTCGCCAAGAATGCTGGCTTTTACTTTCTTTGTCTTGGGCTGTGGTGCGATATTCTTGGTATTGTTGATGCCAATCTTCTAGCCAATTTTCAAATTCAATTAGGCGTTGCACTGCTTCAGGTAGCGGCAATTCATTGAGACGAATAGCGTCTTCTCCTAAAGGTATTGCCCCAGCATCTTGCATGGGTGTAAACAGGAGAATCGGTGATGGCGCTTGGTCTTTGAGAATGAAAGTATGTAGGGCGACTGGACTAATATGCCAGTAAATAATTGCTGTTGTGGGATTAAATAGTTGTTGAATTGCGCCATAATGGGGCGAGTAAAAATTATTATTCCAGCCAGAAAGTAGCCAGTTTAAACAAGCATTTTTGCCCTGTTCGGCAATTTCCCAAGCTTCAACTAAATCACCAGACTCTACTGCTAAATCAACTGCCAATTGATCAAAGCCTGCAAATTTCAAAGCTAGCTGTTTTTTACTTTCGTCTGAGCGAGTCTCTTCACTCAGCAATTGTCGCAATAAATCTGTACCGCGTTGTAGCAATTCTTGAACTTGTGTTGTTTGTCCCAAACCCATCAGTACTTTGCTTAGAGATTGCAAAACCTCAAGGTGGAACAGGGGAAAATATTCTAGTGTCAGCGTTAACAACGCCTGATGGTACTCAGATGCAGCTTTGCGCCAATAATCGCGGGGATTGGGATGTTTCTTGCCTTGGTCGTAATAAGTATTAGCGATCGCCAGATGCAATCTACCCCAACCTTCTGGGTGGGTATCTGTCCGCAGATGTTTTAACCCTTCTTCGTAGCTGGCTAATTTTCCTTCGTAGCCGCCCTGTTGTAGGGCGGGATTTGCCGCCGTTATATTACTCGACAAATTCAGCAATGCGTCAGAATTTA
The Nostoc punctiforme PCC 73102 genome window above contains:
- the holA gene encoding DNA polymerase III subunit delta, which gives rise to MPIYVYWGEDDFAMEKAIAVLRDHVLDPNWISFNYTAFTPDQADAAIQALNQVMTPTFGAGGRLVWLINTTLYQHCPENVLAELVRSLSVIPENSFLLLSSRNKPDERLKSTKLLKQFATEFREFPLIPPWKTELLVQSVNQVAQTVGVKLTANTAQLLAESVGNDTRLLYNEIEKLRLYAYGSNKPLDVDTVTKLVRNTTQNSLQLAAAIRIGDTAKALTTLADMINASEPGLRIVATLIGQFRTWLWVKIMIESGERNQQAIAIAADIGNPKRIYFLQQEIKLLSVQQLISCLPLLLELEVSLKQGASEMSTFQTKVIELCQVCQGS
- a CDS encoding DUF1868 domain-containing protein, producing MDDNYQTYLNRLARLTLPEAYRSQAQHIQESSKFQPNSGLREAASFPGYTLITPPAAEEESENSAFYAKLQTYQQELLQLPVNRNLIIPVPPASFHVTLADLIWDHAYLDAREKNPKFDEELPSCLAEMFQQYQQLMTNRSHPIKWQMLGLILMPRAIAVCLVPQDESCYEEIIKFRRTIYQNPKLIALGIEQHYHFTAHVTLAYFGEVSSDLDRTSFSTKLSELNEKWLFNLPEFSINRVELRKFDNMTHYYREPDWPILDF
- a CDS encoding DUF4168 domain-containing protein, whose amino-acid sequence is MNKISNFLSRSSRKRILCQSFFFGAIATTSVISNAFSVNSKAYGQTPSPIANNTQIDSYAQAVLAMEPARQKAFETIKNLIGNGEVPKIVCNDSNSINGLPRKAQDIAVNYCNNSQKIVQDNGLSIDQFNKITIELQNNDLLKQQVYNTLLRLQKTPDSP
- the recR gene encoding recombination mediator RecR encodes the protein MQRLPGVGPKSAQRLALHILKRPEAEVEALAQALIEAKKQIGLCSVCFHLSAEPVCEICRNANRDNNTICVVADPRDVIALEKTREYKGKYHVLGGVISPIDGIGPEQLNILALQRRVNQQKPQEVILAISPSVEGETTTLYIGQLLKPFTKVTRIAFGLPVGGDLEYADEVTLARALEGRRELD
- a CDS encoding LuxR C-terminal-related transcriptional regulator, with protein sequence MIALTKTLVKTVAEPEQLENIDLLNSKRANFLQEVIEGLEDGILILSPTGEVVHSNASANRLCCQFNQDNFNPNFVPPAIWNLCESLLSSQYLFSDKLLILSDEIVLDKSNIFRIRVRLLDLDGFEVPCLLVTIENQYESVKNVALTEVKKFDLTPREAEIWFLYRSNYSYKEIAMKLYITINTVKKHMKNIHTKRQANLSDN
- a CDS encoding Uma2 family endonuclease; its protein translation is MVQISNKRLTLEEFLALPETKPYCEYIDGQIVPKPMPQRKHSTIQGELCPAINSVIKIQKMGWAFPELRCTFAGRSIVPDVAVFSWARLPVDENGDIANTFTVAPDWIIEILSPEQSHTKVTKKILHALNHGTQMGWLIDPDERFIAAYPAGQQPLPFEEIESVLPVPEFCQGLQLKVGDIFGWLKVTA
- a CDS encoding stage II sporulation protein M — protein: MNIQRWIARREPNWQRLDALLKQIEKRGLKSLRAAEIRELASLYRSVAADLARARTQQIGNTLIQSLQSLTTRAYTQIYQGSRRQEWQAILEFYKWGLPDVVQKTFAYIAVATALFLIGALVAWWYSWQNPSFMALIVPESLITKVRDDHKLWMGSIVGVEPLASSSITINNLSVSFGAVAGGITVGLYTAYLMIFNGLLIGAVGTLVGQNNLAYPFWAFVFPHGSLELPAIFFAGGSGFLLARAILFPGKYRRGDALKFYGSQAVQLVFGIVPMLIIAGTIEGFFSPNPSIPDAIKYLAGMGLFILLVMYCSRKQT
- a CDS encoding RDD family protein codes for the protein MRFFNRITFQTPESVELEFTLAGIGNRALALLIDYAVLGITLLLFVFTWTVFSTQLVNFLEDFFTSLPNLDIWLLAIFFIITFVIYISYFVFFETLWFGQTPGKRVAKIRVVRDDGRLIGLQQATLRALLRPFDEILFIGAFLIMLGSREKRLGDLAAGTIVIQAEIPIASATLTISEQAKELHEQLIQIADLSKLLPDDFAVIREYLQRRAAMSLKARASLSLKLAEQVVAIINLENLPEAVTPDVFLEAVYLVYQEPKF